The following are encoded together in the Nitrospira sp. genome:
- a CDS encoding GNAT family N-acetyltransferase: MLSVPASPSTLHVLDASSPTDRSAWLQIWHRWPNREVWAHPDYVSLFGRPGDRALCVALEDSFGGILFPLLLRPLESEPWVKESNAWCDLISPYGFGGPFGWGSPDVTTFWDRFDQWADTLNVVSLFTRLPLFEDQAIPFKGEVITKGPSVVIPLEEGEPSILKNYAKSVREVLRRSVRKGVSVVVDPQGDRLEEFLAVYYSTMERRTASSNYFFPQMLFTALMKRLSTHTVFFHALHENHVVSTELQLVSQSHTYAFLGGTTEEGLSCGANTALRHQTNVWGSEQGKRYMVFGGSHQENDGLLSYKKRFAPHSVKTFKVGTRILNPDQYMRLIEQRRVWAVGQGQQWVPVEGFFPAYRS, from the coding sequence ATGTTATCTGTACCAGCATCCCCCTCCACCCTACATGTGTTGGACGCCTCGAGTCCGACAGACCGATCCGCATGGCTCCAGATATGGCACCGCTGGCCGAATCGCGAAGTCTGGGCACATCCCGACTATGTCTCGTTGTTCGGACGACCAGGTGACCGCGCACTCTGTGTCGCACTGGAAGATTCATTCGGTGGCATTCTCTTTCCGCTGCTCCTTCGCCCTCTCGAATCCGAGCCATGGGTCAAAGAGAGCAACGCCTGGTGTGATCTCATATCACCATATGGTTTTGGAGGTCCATTTGGATGGGGGAGCCCGGATGTGACGACATTTTGGGATCGTTTCGACCAATGGGCGGATACTCTGAATGTTGTATCGCTTTTTACCAGACTCCCGCTGTTTGAGGATCAGGCCATTCCCTTCAAGGGTGAGGTCATCACCAAAGGCCCCTCCGTGGTCATTCCCTTGGAGGAGGGGGAACCATCCATTTTAAAGAACTACGCAAAGTCGGTGCGCGAAGTTCTCAGACGGTCGGTTCGGAAAGGGGTGTCGGTCGTCGTGGATCCACAAGGTGATCGCCTGGAAGAGTTCTTGGCGGTCTACTATTCCACGATGGAGCGTCGCACGGCGTCCTCCAATTATTTTTTTCCGCAGATGCTCTTTACGGCATTGATGAAACGTCTCTCAACGCATACCGTCTTTTTTCATGCGCTCCACGAGAATCATGTCGTTTCGACTGAGCTGCAACTTGTTTCACAGAGCCATACGTATGCCTTTCTTGGGGGTACAACCGAGGAAGGGTTGTCGTGTGGAGCCAACACGGCACTCCGTCACCAGACGAATGTGTGGGGGAGTGAACAGGGGAAGCGATACATGGTGTTTGGCGGAAGTCATCAGGAAAACGACGGTCTCCTTAGCTATAAAAAACGATTTGCTCCCCATAGTGTGAAGACGTTCAAGGTCGGCACTCGAATCCTTAATCCCGACCAATACATGAGGCTCATCGAACAACGCCGAGTTTGGGCTGTGGGACAGGGGCAACAGTGGGTTCCAGTCGAAGGGTTTTTCCCTGCCTATCGAAGCTAG
- a CDS encoding DegT/DnrJ/EryC1/StrS family aminotransferase: MQLNIIRPTLPSMSDIMQLVEPSWDAGTVTLGPIVRGLEEEVCQRTGARHCVALSNCTAGLMMIPEALGFQPGQEVIVPSFTFAATAQALLWNGLIPVFCDCLPDTCTIDPADVERNLSAKTVAICGVSIFGLPPDTEALLALGQRKGLPVYFDSAQGLGATYQGWPLGGFGACEVFSMSPTKVVTSVEGGLFTTNDHALAERMRSLRDYGKDPTKGEEMHHLGLSARMSELHAAVGLLSLRMMDELVKARKELIGIYRDRLGTLPGCWVQKFPSDRSTSGNYFVLFITDRAKLSRNEVYEALKMVGIQTKRYFYPPVHEHALFQRVPKRVSSNLQRTSEISRQALALPLYSHTTLEEINHVCLQVERLLG; the protein is encoded by the coding sequence ATGCAGCTCAATATTATCCGCCCCACGCTTCCATCAATGAGCGACATCATGCAGCTCGTTGAGCCGAGCTGGGATGCCGGAACCGTCACACTTGGTCCTATTGTCAGGGGCCTTGAAGAAGAGGTATGCCAGCGGACCGGCGCGCGACATTGCGTGGCGTTGTCGAACTGTACGGCTGGACTGATGATGATTCCCGAAGCGCTGGGGTTTCAGCCGGGGCAGGAAGTCATCGTGCCGTCGTTTACCTTCGCGGCGACAGCGCAGGCCTTGTTATGGAACGGGCTCATTCCGGTGTTCTGCGACTGTTTGCCAGATACGTGTACCATCGATCCTGCCGATGTGGAGCGGAATCTGTCCGCAAAAACGGTGGCGATCTGCGGAGTGTCCATCTTCGGATTGCCACCCGATACTGAGGCGTTGCTCGCGCTGGGCCAGCGGAAAGGGTTGCCCGTCTATTTCGACAGTGCACAAGGGCTGGGCGCGACCTATCAGGGCTGGCCGCTTGGAGGATTCGGCGCCTGTGAAGTATTTTCAATGAGTCCGACAAAAGTCGTGACGTCGGTTGAAGGCGGACTGTTCACGACGAATGATCATGCCCTCGCGGAGCGAATGCGTTCTCTGCGCGACTATGGGAAAGATCCTACGAAAGGGGAAGAAATGCATCATCTGGGCCTGTCTGCCCGGATGAGCGAGTTGCACGCAGCCGTCGGGCTGCTCTCCCTGCGCATGATGGACGAACTCGTAAAGGCGCGCAAGGAACTTATCGGGATCTATCGTGATCGGTTGGGTACGCTCCCCGGCTGTTGGGTCCAAAAGTTTCCGTCAGATCGGTCAACCAGCGGGAACTATTTTGTGTTGTTTATCACGGACCGAGCCAAATTAAGTCGTAATGAAGTCTACGAGGCGTTGAAGATGGTGGGAATCCAGACAAAGCGATACTTTTATCCGCCGGTTCATGAACACGCCTTGTTTCAACGTGTTCCCAAGCGTGTCAGCTCGAATCTGCAGCGCACCAGCGAGATCAGCCGGCAAGCTCTCGCGTTGCCGTTGTATTCACACACCACTTTGGAGGAAATCAATCACGTTTGTTTACAGGTCGAGCGGTTGCTTGGTTAG
- a CDS encoding YdcF family protein has translation MNWLIFHPEFVTVFHPHPLFERPQPADAIVALAKDVERDRYAALLAEQGLAPRILSTLVDATCLRERGVRELCATGVRNTVDEALMMRRILARERMDRVMIVTSRDHVMRAAAIFTLVFLGTGLEVNVVATPLSASPRVPSVREIWSFLPSLGGAVLGRFVPELYEWFLQYGQEFHHGRSHSHAG, from the coding sequence ATGAACTGGCTCATCTTTCACCCAGAATTCGTGACGGTGTTCCATCCTCATCCGTTGTTTGAGCGACCACAACCAGCCGACGCGATCGTCGCCTTGGCAAAAGATGTCGAACGTGATCGATATGCGGCGTTGTTGGCCGAGCAGGGGTTAGCCCCCCGCATCCTCTCCACCTTGGTCGATGCGACATGCCTTCGCGAACGGGGAGTGCGTGAGCTGTGTGCAACCGGCGTGCGCAATACCGTTGATGAAGCCTTAATGATGCGTCGTATACTCGCCCGGGAAAGAATGGATCGCGTGATGATTGTGACATCTCGCGACCATGTGATGAGAGCCGCGGCAATCTTCACTCTCGTCTTTCTCGGTACGGGCCTAGAGGTGAACGTCGTTGCTACGCCGCTCAGTGCGTCACCCAGAGTGCCATCCGTTCGAGAAATCTGGTCATTTCTTCCCAGCTTGGGAGGCGCCGTACTCGGGCGATTTGTTCCTGAACTGTACGAATGGTTCCTGCAATACGGCCAAGAGTTTCATCATGGTCGTTCCCACTCTCATGCAGGGTGA
- a CDS encoding polysaccharide biosynthesis protein encodes MTMAIMTFLRRFSLPALVTVDLGFIALANYLAFWLRFDGMIPGWAMSLFIQCLPVVLVIRLLIFFPFRLYQGMWKHTSLWDLKNIIVSSIVGTAVMYVAIRWGIGLESYPQSIYMLDTVLLIVLLGGVRLSWRYYRECGGSKRQTRVVIYGAGHAGASLVRSLKESSAVKYEPVGFIDDDPGKIGRRIHGVRVLGGRKDLCRIIADVVPDVVLLAIPTANPKLIRDLVKLFEPHKVRIQIVPGLRNIVEGQVEITRIRNLALEDLLERTPIGLDVTPLCRLIKGKPIMVTGAGGSIGSELCRQIVRFKPSLLVLFERYENSLFAIHNELADGACAIPVFPVVGDVGDDVRVERVLQTFKPAIIFHAAAHKHVPLMEASPCEAVKNNVRGTRVVAQAAARCGVEQFIMISTDKAVNPTSIMGVTKRVAELVVQSLVEHGQTRFTTVRFGNVLGSNGSVVPRFLDQIKAGGPVTVTHPEIRRYFMMIPEAVQLVLHAAAIGEPGAIYVLDMGEQIKIVDLARNLIRLTGLTPDVDIVISFVGLRSGEKLSEELVGSEETVERSTLSRIFTVKSNRSRTPYALMPRVAMLEQSAARHETDHVIDLLHELVPSFQHTEPCGSRQADHDLSDMENPLVGVKSRAIK; translated from the coding sequence ATGACTATGGCTATCATGACATTCTTACGTCGGTTCAGTTTGCCTGCCCTTGTCACCGTTGACTTAGGATTCATCGCCCTGGCCAATTATCTGGCTTTTTGGCTCAGGTTTGACGGAATGATTCCAGGTTGGGCCATGAGTCTGTTCATACAATGCCTACCGGTAGTTCTGGTCATCCGTCTGCTGATCTTTTTCCCATTCCGGCTCTATCAAGGCATGTGGAAGCACACGAGCCTCTGGGATCTCAAGAACATTATCGTCTCCTCGATCGTGGGAACGGCCGTGATGTATGTTGCGATCAGGTGGGGTATTGGCCTCGAGAGTTATCCGCAATCCATCTACATGCTGGACACAGTGCTTCTCATCGTTCTCTTGGGGGGAGTGCGTCTCAGTTGGCGATATTACCGGGAGTGTGGAGGTTCCAAACGCCAAACGCGTGTTGTCATCTACGGGGCCGGCCATGCGGGTGCGAGCCTCGTCAGGTCGCTGAAAGAGAGTTCGGCCGTCAAATACGAACCTGTCGGATTTATCGATGATGATCCTGGAAAAATCGGACGCCGCATTCACGGCGTGCGGGTTCTGGGGGGCCGCAAGGATTTATGCCGAATTATAGCGGACGTCGTTCCCGACGTCGTCTTGCTCGCGATACCAACTGCCAACCCTAAGCTTATTCGTGATCTCGTGAAACTGTTCGAGCCTCACAAAGTGAGAATCCAGATCGTGCCGGGTCTCAGAAATATCGTTGAGGGGCAGGTCGAGATTACACGGATTCGGAATTTGGCACTTGAGGACCTCCTAGAGCGAACTCCCATTGGACTGGACGTTACCCCGCTGTGCCGGCTCATTAAGGGGAAACCGATTATGGTCACAGGGGCTGGCGGTTCAATCGGATCGGAGCTGTGCCGGCAGATCGTCAGGTTTAAGCCGAGCCTCTTGGTACTGTTCGAACGGTACGAAAACAGCTTGTTCGCCATTCATAACGAACTGGCTGACGGTGCGTGCGCCATACCGGTATTTCCAGTTGTGGGAGACGTTGGAGACGATGTTCGCGTTGAGAGGGTCTTGCAAACCTTCAAGCCTGCCATCATCTTTCACGCCGCGGCGCACAAGCATGTGCCGTTGATGGAGGCGAGCCCGTGTGAAGCGGTGAAAAACAATGTGCGCGGGACTCGAGTTGTCGCCCAGGCGGCGGCCCGTTGTGGGGTTGAACAATTCATCATGATCTCAACTGATAAAGCGGTGAATCCAACCAGCATCATGGGGGTGACCAAGCGGGTGGCTGAGCTTGTCGTACAAAGTTTGGTGGAACATGGTCAAACGAGATTTACGACTGTCCGATTTGGCAATGTGCTGGGCAGCAATGGGAGCGTGGTGCCGCGTTTTCTTGATCAGATTAAGGCGGGTGGACCAGTGACGGTCACGCACCCTGAGATTCGACGATATTTCATGATGATTCCGGAAGCGGTTCAGCTGGTCTTACATGCCGCCGCGATCGGTGAGCCTGGTGCGATTTATGTGTTGGATATGGGGGAACAGATCAAGATTGTCGACTTGGCACGGAATCTCATTCGCCTCACGGGCTTGACCCCAGATGTAGACATTGTGATCTCGTTCGTAGGGCTTCGGTCTGGTGAAAAGCTGTCTGAGGAGTTGGTTGGGTCGGAGGAGACTGTCGAACGATCGACTTTGAGCAGAATCTTCACAGTCAAATCGAACCGTAGCCGAACTCCCTACGCGCTGATGCCGCGTGTGGCTATGCTCGAGCAAAGCGCCGCTCGGCATGAAACCGATCATGTCATAGACCTGCTTCATGAGTTGGTGCCAAGCTTCCAACACACAGAGCCCTGCGGGAGCCGGCAGGCCGACCATGACTTGTCAGACATGGAAAATCCACTGGTGGGCGTGAAGAGTCGTGCCATAAAATGA
- a CDS encoding SLBB domain-containing protein, translating into MKFLNNDSFWPSWPWYALGISLRIQCRDEEKDQSNGHAIMSYTGFSVIGLSVVAMALLGTFTIAYAERQEAYRLGPNDVIQVQVFGEDDLSVERTVDGNGTITFPLLGTLSVGGRTVQDFQDELTAHLRAGYIRNPKVTVFIVRHRNFFVNGEVRKPGGFEYREGMTVQKALALAEGFTEKADRSEVKITRQQGGSTHTILVALDELVLPNDLIVVAQASKLYVNGEVRRPGDYMYERGLTVHKAITMAGGFTEKAAESRTKVLRVINGQEVTISVKLDDLIHPNDIIVVPQRFF; encoded by the coding sequence ATGAAATTCCTCAACAATGACTCATTCTGGCCAAGTTGGCCATGGTACGCACTGGGGATCAGTCTGCGAATTCAGTGCCGGGATGAAGAGAAAGATCAATCTAATGGTCATGCGATCATGAGTTATACCGGGTTTTCAGTGATCGGCCTTTCGGTCGTCGCAATGGCTCTGTTGGGGACATTCACGATTGCCTACGCTGAACGTCAAGAGGCGTACCGATTGGGTCCCAATGATGTGATTCAGGTGCAAGTCTTCGGAGAGGACGATCTCTCCGTGGAACGTACGGTAGATGGCAATGGCACGATCACCTTCCCGCTGCTCGGCACCCTGTCCGTGGGAGGTCGAACGGTCCAAGACTTTCAGGACGAGCTGACGGCTCACCTTCGCGCAGGCTACATCCGGAATCCGAAAGTGACCGTATTCATCGTGCGACACCGTAACTTCTTTGTGAATGGGGAAGTCAGAAAACCAGGGGGCTTTGAATACAGAGAGGGGATGACCGTCCAAAAAGCTCTCGCCCTTGCGGAAGGCTTCACTGAAAAGGCCGATCGGAGTGAGGTGAAGATTACCCGTCAACAGGGAGGCAGTACTCATACTATCCTTGTGGCGCTCGATGAGTTGGTTCTGCCCAATGATTTGATCGTGGTGGCACAAGCCTCAAAGCTCTATGTGAATGGAGAAGTCAGGCGTCCTGGCGACTACATGTACGAAAGAGGCTTGACTGTACACAAGGCCATTACAATGGCCGGGGGATTTACGGAGAAAGCAGCGGAGAGTCGGACGAAGGTGCTACGAGTCATCAACGGGCAGGAAGTCACGATTTCCGTCAAGCTCGACGATCTCATCCATCCGAACGACATCATTGTCGTCCCACAACGGTTTTTTTGA